Proteins found in one Erythrobacter sp. 3-20A1M genomic segment:
- the pgi gene encoding glucose-6-phosphate isomerase, which yields MSEQAADQIWTEIEARERRTVAELFAGDDARVDKLSARIDWGEGDTAGGVLFDWSKTHLDDDLLARFESLAQVRDFRSKRAALLNGETVNVTEGRAAEHTAQRGTGADASVEEAAALRDRMRLLVEAIHDGALGEVKHLIHVGIGGSALGPALAIDALTRDLARVDVHIVSNIDGVALEQAFAACDPKTTMLAVASKTFTTIETMTNAASVMRWLEEGGVADPSGRVVALTASPEKAVEWGVDETRVLPFQESVGGRYSIWSSIGFPVAVGAGWDEFEAMLAGAQAVDRHFAETEGRDNLPLRAAFADRYYTRGRKCQTRAVFAYDERLALFPDYLQQLEMESNGKRVTADGKPVDGPTAPITWGGVGTDAQHAVFQLLHQGTHVVPVDFIASIAPGDALDPAHHRILLTNCFAQGAALMKGDKGEDPARNFPGDRPSATILCDDLDAATLGALIAFHEHRTFANAVLMGINPFDQFGVELGKRMAKEIEGGKNDFDASTMALLQAAGLSE from the coding sequence GTGAGCGAACAGGCCGCCGATCAGATCTGGACCGAGATCGAAGCACGCGAACGGCGCACCGTCGCCGAACTCTTCGCCGGTGACGATGCCCGTGTCGACAAATTGTCCGCGCGCATCGACTGGGGGGAGGGCGATACCGCGGGCGGCGTGCTGTTCGACTGGTCCAAGACGCATCTCGACGACGATCTGCTCGCTCGGTTCGAGAGCCTGGCGCAGGTGCGCGATTTCCGTTCAAAACGTGCCGCACTTCTGAATGGCGAGACCGTCAACGTGACGGAAGGCCGCGCCGCCGAGCATACCGCGCAGCGTGGCACCGGCGCGGATGCTTCGGTGGAAGAGGCAGCGGCGCTGCGCGACCGGATGCGCCTGCTGGTGGAGGCGATCCACGACGGCGCGCTTGGCGAGGTGAAGCACCTGATCCATGTGGGGATCGGCGGCAGCGCGCTCGGCCCCGCGCTCGCGATCGACGCGCTGACCCGCGACCTGGCCCGGGTCGACGTGCATATCGTCTCCAACATCGACGGTGTGGCGCTGGAGCAGGCCTTTGCCGCGTGCGACCCGAAGACGACGATGCTGGCGGTGGCAAGCAAGACCTTCACCACGATCGAGACGATGACCAACGCCGCCAGCGTGATGCGCTGGCTGGAGGAGGGCGGGGTAGCCGATCCCTCGGGCCGGGTGGTCGCACTGACCGCGAGCCCGGAAAAGGCGGTCGAGTGGGGCGTCGACGAAACACGGGTGCTGCCGTTCCAGGAAAGCGTGGGCGGGCGTTACTCGATCTGGTCCAGCATCGGCTTTCCGGTGGCGGTCGGCGCCGGGTGGGACGAGTTCGAGGCGATGCTGGCGGGCGCGCAGGCGGTCGATCGGCATTTCGCGGAGACCGAGGGGCGGGACAACCTGCCGCTGCGCGCCGCCTTCGCCGACCGGTACTATACCCGTGGCCGGAAGTGCCAGACCCGCGCGGTGTTCGCCTATGACGAGCGGCTGGCGCTGTTTCCGGACTATCTGCAGCAGCTTGAGATGGAATCGAACGGGAAGCGGGTGACCGCCGACGGCAAGCCGGTCGACGGGCCGACCGCTCCGATCACGTGGGGCGGGGTCGGCACCGATGCGCAACATGCGGTGTTCCAGCTGCTCCACCAGGGGACGCATGTCGTGCCGGTCGATTTCATCGCCAGCATCGCGCCGGGCGATGCGCTCGATCCCGCGCACCATCGCATCCTGCTGACCAACTGCTTCGCGCAAGGGGCCGCGCTGATGAAGGGCGACAAGGGGGAGGACCCGGCACGCAACTTCCCCGGCGACCGCCCGAGCGCAACCATATTGTGCGACGATCTGGACGCGGCGACCCTGGGCGCACTGATCGCTTTCCACGAACATCGCACCTTCGCCAACGCCGTGCTGATGGGTATCAACCCCTTCGACCAGTTCGGCGTCGAGCTGGGCAAACGCATGGCAAAGGAGATCGAGGGTGGTAAGAACGATTTCGACGCCAGCACCATGGCGCTGCTGCAAGCTGCGGGGTTGAGCGAATGA
- a CDS encoding DUF4886 domain-containing protein gives MKRFLTAIAGACALAACAPVVTEQAPATAAAPATPASATGQTAIEPTEAPRSILFVGNSFTMGANSAVLRYRPDSVEDINGEGVGGVPALFAKFAEEAKMPWAVAHETRGGTTLDFHLNERRAQIDRPWDVVVMQQYSVLDPKKPGDAAETVRDAPLLADLFSARNPDVRVYLTATWTRADQAWKPEGKWYGQPVEAMALDVRRGLDRADAASDRIDAVIPVGEAWNRAIATGLADPNPYDGRAFGQIDLWSYDHYHASAEGYYLEALVVFAQVTGYDVRKFGAQERAAHELGLDPKVAEALQNVAMAQLEAERRVGALDILRALAVPGRA, from the coding sequence ATGAAGCGTTTTCTGACTGCGATCGCGGGGGCCTGCGCCCTGGCGGCATGCGCGCCTGTCGTGACGGAGCAAGCTCCTGCAACTGCGGCCGCACCTGCGACGCCGGCATCCGCAACCGGGCAGACAGCGATTGAGCCGACGGAGGCTCCGCGGAGCATCCTGTTCGTCGGCAACAGCTTCACCATGGGCGCGAACTCTGCCGTGCTGCGCTATCGCCCCGATAGTGTGGAGGACATCAATGGAGAGGGCGTGGGCGGCGTACCCGCGCTGTTCGCCAAGTTCGCGGAAGAGGCGAAGATGCCGTGGGCGGTCGCCCACGAAACGCGCGGCGGCACCACGCTGGATTTCCACCTGAACGAGCGGCGCGCGCAGATCGACCGCCCGTGGGACGTGGTGGTGATGCAGCAATACTCCGTTCTCGACCCGAAGAAGCCGGGCGATGCTGCCGAGACGGTGCGCGACGCGCCGCTGCTGGCGGACCTGTTCTCCGCCCGCAATCCCGATGTGCGAGTGTACCTGACCGCGACCTGGACCCGCGCCGATCAGGCATGGAAGCCGGAAGGCAAATGGTACGGCCAGCCGGTGGAGGCGATGGCGCTGGACGTGCGGCGCGGGCTCGATCGGGCCGATGCCGCGTCGGACCGGATCGATGCGGTGATCCCAGTGGGCGAGGCCTGGAACCGCGCGATCGCGACCGGGCTGGCCGATCCCAACCCCTATGACGGGCGCGCCTTCGGCCAGATCGACCTGTGGAGCTACGACCACTATCACGCCAGCGCGGAAGGGTATTATCTGGAAGCGCTGGTCGTCTTCGCGCAGGTCACCGGCTACGACGTGCGCAAGTTCGGCGCGCAGGAACGCGCCGCGCACGAGCTGGGTCTCGACCCGAAGGTGGCGGAGGCCTTGCAGAACGTTGCGATGGCGCAGCTGGAAGCGGAGCGGCGCGTGGGCGCGCTCGACATTCTCCGCGCGCTCGCCGTGCCGGGGCGCGCCTGA
- a CDS encoding TspO/MBR family protein: MSTPVVIAIAWAVILGVGGGLLTKIGEWYRALNKPSWQPPDWLFGPAWTVILGLAAWAFVLSWNAIPPGGDHTPLIVLYAVNFVFHLLWSPLFFTVKRPDWALVEVPFLWASVLALCIGLREFSVLASWLIVPYLVWVSFAAILNWKIVQLNGPFGR; this comes from the coding sequence ATGTCGACCCCGGTCGTCATCGCAATCGCCTGGGCCGTCATCCTGGGAGTGGGCGGCGGCCTGCTGACCAAGATCGGCGAGTGGTATCGCGCTCTCAACAAGCCGAGCTGGCAACCGCCCGACTGGCTGTTCGGCCCGGCCTGGACGGTGATCCTGGGCCTCGCCGCCTGGGCCTTCGTCCTGAGCTGGAATGCGATCCCGCCCGGGGGCGACCATACGCCGCTGATCGTGCTCTACGCGGTCAATTTCGTGTTCCACCTCCTCTGGTCGCCGCTGTTCTTCACGGTGAAGCGGCCGGACTGGGCGCTGGTCGAGGTCCCGTTCCTGTGGGCTTCGGTACTGGCGCTATGCATCGGCCTGCGCGAATTCTCGGTGCTGGCAAGCTGGCTGATCGTGCCGTACTTGGTGTGGGTGAGCTTCGCGGCGATCCTCAACTGGAAGATCGTGCAGTTGAACGGTCCTTTCGGGCGATAG
- a CDS encoding PEPxxWA-CTERM sorting domain-containing protein codes for MEEKMAGSKWFTGAVLAFSAAIVSIATPANAATVVSSCSTAIVTPAASKCSGNYSKNILNNSKIDDQKTGTAALGSSYVFNGDWNAVEATKITSLGAGNILNFGKTLYGQTIFGMHVGNGSGYGNSTSFYLIDFGTKGASGIKLANAKGFSNAVLYTTAAAGGVPEPATWALMLLGFGLIGSQIRRRRHVTARPAFA; via the coding sequence ATGGAGGAAAAAATGGCGGGATCAAAATGGTTTACGGGGGCTGTCCTCGCGTTTTCGGCGGCGATTGTCAGTATCGCGACTCCAGCTAACGCGGCGACTGTCGTGAGTTCATGCAGCACGGCGATCGTCACTCCGGCTGCGTCCAAGTGCTCGGGCAACTATTCGAAGAACATCCTCAACAATTCCAAGATCGATGATCAGAAGACCGGCACCGCAGCCCTTGGTTCTTCCTATGTCTTCAACGGGGACTGGAACGCCGTCGAAGCCACGAAGATCACCTCGCTCGGCGCTGGCAATATCCTGAACTTTGGCAAGACACTGTATGGTCAGACCATTTTCGGCATGCATGTCGGCAACGGGTCGGGCTACGGCAATTCGACCTCGTTCTATCTGATCGATTTCGGGACCAAGGGAGCAAGTGGCATCAAGCTCGCGAATGCGAAGGGCTTCTCGAACGCGGTGCTTTACACGACAGCGGCAGCCGGCGGTGTTCCCGAGCCTGCTACGTGGGCGCTGATGCTGCTGGGTTTCGGCCTCATCGGCAGCCAGATCCGTCGTCGCCGTCACGTAACGGCCCGCCCGGCCTTCGCCTGA
- a CDS encoding mechanosensitive ion channel family protein, giving the protein MTDTISNTLQQQTAFLPDPWGWAAIAGGAVLIALALHWVVFRLLRTLSHRSDSKADNIVVGRLRHPTRAALVGLALVLVAREVPAFDAVWAKIASFAMPALIGWVAIAILHALIEAMKLRADITVADNLAARRRRTRLAMVNRIATFVIVFVTVGLMLLSIPGVRDIGVTLVASAGLAGLAVGAAAQPALKSLIAGVQMAITEPINIDDAVVVEGEWGWIEDIRTTYVVVKIWDERRLVLPTSYFLEQPFQNWTKQTANLLGTVFLYLDPATKIGPIRAEFERQVKANERWDGRVQVVQVTETTRDSIEVRLLMSAKNSPTLFDLRCDIREGMLEWLADHQPESFAKLRLSSLEQNPSG; this is encoded by the coding sequence ATGACAGACACGATCAGCAATACTCTTCAGCAGCAGACCGCGTTCCTGCCCGATCCATGGGGCTGGGCCGCGATCGCGGGCGGCGCGGTGCTGATCGCGCTGGCGCTCCACTGGGTGGTCTTTCGGTTGCTGCGCACGCTTTCGCATCGCAGCGACAGCAAGGCGGACAATATCGTCGTCGGCCGGTTGCGGCATCCGACGCGCGCGGCGCTGGTCGGGCTGGCGCTGGTGCTGGTCGCGCGCGAGGTCCCCGCCTTCGACGCGGTGTGGGCCAAGATCGCCAGTTTCGCCATGCCCGCGCTGATCGGCTGGGTCGCGATCGCGATCCTCCATGCGCTGATCGAGGCGATGAAGCTGCGTGCCGACATTACCGTGGCGGACAATCTCGCCGCGCGGCGCAGGCGTACGCGGCTCGCCATGGTGAACCGCATCGCGACCTTCGTGATCGTGTTCGTGACCGTGGGGCTGATGCTGCTGTCGATCCCGGGCGTGCGCGATATCGGTGTCACGCTGGTCGCCTCTGCGGGCCTCGCCGGGCTTGCCGTGGGCGCCGCGGCGCAACCGGCGCTCAAATCGCTGATCGCGGGCGTGCAGATGGCGATCACGGAGCCGATCAATATCGACGACGCGGTGGTGGTCGAAGGGGAATGGGGCTGGATCGAGGATATCCGCACCACCTACGTGGTGGTAAAGATCTGGGACGAGCGGCGGCTCGTGCTGCCCACCAGCTATTTCCTGGAACAGCCGTTCCAAAACTGGACCAAGCAGACCGCGAACCTGCTGGGCACCGTGTTCCTCTACCTCGACCCTGCAACCAAGATCGGCCCCATCCGCGCCGAGTTCGAGCGGCAGGTGAAGGCGAACGAGCGCTGGGACGGCCGCGTCCAGGTGGTGCAGGTGACCGAAACCACGCGGGACTCGATCGAGGTGCGCCTGCTGATGAGCGCGAAGAACTCGCCCACCCTGTTCGACCTCAGATGCGACATCCGCGAGGGGATGCTGGAATGGCTGGCCGACCATCAGCCGGAATCGTTCGCGAAGCTGCGGCTTTCCTCGCTGGAACAGAACCCCAGCGGATAG
- the gorA gene encoding glutathione-disulfide reductase: protein MADEYDYDLFTIGAGSGGVRASRVSAALGAKVAIAEEHRIGGTCVIRGCVPKKMLVYGAHFAEDLEDCQRFGWEIGERKFDWIKLRDNVLDDVTRLEGAYTETLENHDVEIFKERAEITGPHEITLASGHKVTAKHILIATGARPRMPECQGAEHAISSNEAFHLDKLPKKIIIAGGGYIANEFAGIFNEFGCDVHIVNRGDRLLRSYDEAVRDRLLQISTTKGIKFRFNTTFEYIKPCDEGGYFVKLSDCDEEKADLVMFAVGRIPNTEGLGLDKAGVELGEHGEVKVDRFSKTNVDHIYAVGDVTDRVQLTPVAIREGQAFAETVFGKGDPVAVDHGCVPSAVFSHPPIAAVGMTEGEAKNKLGSVKVYLSDFRPMKNVLAGRNERSLMKMVCDGDSGKIVGIHMIAPEAPEMMQAAAIAVKAGLTKADFDSTVAIHPTMAEELVLMR, encoded by the coding sequence ATGGCCGACGAATACGATTACGACCTCTTTACCATCGGTGCCGGCTCGGGCGGTGTCCGCGCCAGCCGCGTCTCCGCCGCGCTCGGCGCGAAGGTCGCCATCGCGGAGGAGCACCGGATCGGCGGTACCTGCGTGATCCGTGGCTGCGTACCCAAGAAGATGCTCGTCTACGGTGCGCATTTTGCCGAAGACCTAGAGGACTGCCAGCGGTTCGGGTGGGAGATAGGCGAGCGCAAGTTCGACTGGATCAAGCTGCGCGACAACGTGCTCGACGATGTGACCCGGCTTGAAGGTGCCTATACCGAGACACTGGAAAATCATGACGTCGAGATCTTCAAGGAGCGCGCCGAGATTACCGGCCCGCACGAGATCACGCTAGCGAGCGGTCACAAGGTCACCGCAAAGCACATCCTGATCGCGACCGGCGCGCGCCCGCGCATGCCCGAGTGCCAGGGGGCCGAACACGCCATCTCGTCCAACGAGGCATTCCATCTCGACAAGCTGCCCAAGAAGATCATCATCGCGGGGGGCGGCTATATCGCCAACGAGTTTGCCGGAATTTTCAACGAGTTCGGCTGCGACGTTCACATCGTGAACCGGGGCGACCGCCTGCTGCGCAGCTATGACGAGGCGGTGCGCGACCGGCTGCTGCAGATCTCCACCACGAAGGGGATCAAGTTCCGCTTCAACACCACTTTCGAATATATCAAGCCGTGCGACGAGGGCGGCTACTTCGTGAAGCTGTCCGACTGCGACGAGGAGAAGGCCGACCTCGTGATGTTCGCCGTCGGTCGTATTCCCAACACCGAAGGGCTCGGGCTCGACAAGGCGGGCGTCGAGCTGGGCGAGCACGGCGAGGTGAAGGTCGACCGGTTCAGCAAGACCAATGTCGATCACATCTATGCCGTCGGCGACGTGACCGATCGTGTCCAGCTGACCCCGGTGGCGATCCGCGAGGGGCAGGCCTTTGCCGAAACCGTCTTCGGGAAGGGCGATCCTGTGGCGGTGGACCACGGCTGCGTCCCCAGCGCGGTGTTCAGCCATCCGCCGATCGCCGCAGTGGGCATGACGGAGGGCGAGGCGAAGAACAAGCTGGGCAGCGTGAAGGTCTATCTGTCGGACTTCCGCCCGATGAAGAACGTGCTGGCGGGCCGAAACGAGCGCAGCCTGATGAAGATGGTCTGCGACGGCGACAGCGGCAAAATCGTCGGCATCCACATGATCGCGCCCGAGGCGCCCGAGATGATGCAGGCGGCGGCGATCGCGGTGAAGGCCGGGCTGACCAAGGCGGATTTCGACTCTACCGTCGCGATCCATCCCACCATGGCGGAAGAACTGGTGCTGATGCGCTAA
- a CDS encoding acyl-CoA carboxylase subunit beta has protein sequence MSADNIAEMERRREAAELGGGQKRIDAQHAKGKLTARERLEVLLDEDSFEELDRYVEHDCTDFGMEDQKIPGDGVVTGSGTVNGRLVYVFSQDFTVFGGSLSKRHAEKICKVMDMAMKVGAPVIGLNDSGGARIQEGVASLGGYAEVFQRNVLASGVVPQISLIMGPCAGGAVYSPAMTDFIFMVKDSSYMFVTGPDVVKTVTNEVVTQEELGGAVTHTTKTSVADLAFENDIETLLQTRNFIDYLPLSNREDVPERPTDDPWDREEPSLDTVIPDNANQPYDMQEIIRKTLDEGEFFEIQPAHAGNIICGFGRVEGRTVGVVANQPMVLAGVLDINSSKKAARFVRFCDAFEIPILTFVDVPGFLPGTGQEHNGIIKHGAKLLFAYAEATVPKITVITRKAYGGAYDVMASKHLRGDLNYAWPTAEIAVMGAKGAVEIIFRQDRDDPEKIAQKTKEYEDRFANPFVAASRGYIDEVIYPHSTRRRIALGLRKLRGKELTNPWKKHDNIPL, from the coding sequence ATGTCCGCCGATAACATCGCCGAAATGGAACGTCGCCGCGAAGCCGCCGAACTGGGTGGCGGACAGAAGCGCATCGATGCGCAGCATGCCAAGGGCAAGCTGACCGCGCGCGAACGGCTCGAAGTGCTGCTGGACGAGGACAGCTTCGAGGAGCTGGACCGGTACGTGGAGCACGACTGCACCGATTTCGGTATGGAGGACCAGAAGATCCCGGGCGACGGCGTCGTCACCGGCAGCGGCACGGTGAACGGGCGGCTGGTCTATGTCTTCAGCCAGGACTTCACCGTCTTCGGCGGTTCGCTGTCGAAGCGCCATGCGGAGAAGATCTGCAAGGTGATGGATATGGCGATGAAGGTCGGCGCCCCGGTCATCGGCCTCAACGACAGTGGCGGCGCGCGTATCCAGGAAGGCGTCGCCAGCCTCGGCGGCTATGCCGAGGTGTTCCAGCGCAACGTGCTGGCGTCCGGCGTGGTCCCGCAGATCAGCCTGATCATGGGGCCGTGCGCGGGCGGGGCGGTCTATTCGCCCGCGATGACCGACTTCATCTTCATGGTGAAGGACAGCAGCTACATGTTCGTGACCGGGCCGGACGTGGTCAAGACGGTCACCAACGAGGTCGTCACGCAGGAGGAACTTGGCGGCGCGGTGACGCACACGACCAAGACCAGCGTGGCCGATCTCGCCTTCGAGAACGACATCGAGACTTTGCTCCAGACACGCAATTTCATCGACTACCTGCCGCTGTCGAACCGCGAGGACGTGCCCGAGCGGCCGACCGACGATCCGTGGGACCGCGAGGAGCCGAGCCTCGATACGGTGATCCCCGACAACGCCAACCAGCCCTACGACATGCAGGAGATCATTCGTAAGACGCTGGACGAAGGCGAGTTTTTCGAGATCCAGCCGGCGCATGCGGGCAACATCATCTGCGGCTTCGGCCGGGTCGAGGGGCGCACGGTGGGCGTGGTCGCGAACCAACCGATGGTGCTGGCGGGCGTGCTCGATATCAATTCGAGTAAGAAGGCCGCGCGCTTCGTGCGGTTCTGCGATGCGTTCGAAATCCCGATCCTGACCTTCGTCGACGTGCCCGGCTTCCTGCCCGGCACGGGGCAGGAGCATAACGGCATCATCAAGCATGGCGCCAAGCTGCTGTTCGCCTATGCCGAGGCGACCGTGCCCAAGATCACCGTCATCACCCGCAAGGCCTATGGCGGCGCGTACGACGTGATGGCGAGTAAGCACCTGCGCGGCGACCTCAACTACGCTTGGCCGACTGCCGAGATCGCGGTGATGGGCGCGAAGGGCGCGGTGGAGATCATCTTCCGCCAGGACCGCGACGATCCCGAGAAGATCGCGCAAAAGACGAAGGAATACGAAGACCGCTTCGCCAACCCCTTCGTCGCCGCCTCACGCGGCTATATCGACGAAGTCATCTACCCGCACTCGACCCGACGGAGGATCGCGCTGGGCCTGCGCAAGCTGCGCGGGAAAGAGCTGACCAACCCGTGGAAGAAGCATGACAACATCCCGTTGTGA
- the mce gene encoding methylmalonyl-CoA epimerase: MKLGRLNHIGVATPSIADSIAYYRDTMGAVRIAEPFDLPEQGVKVCFVDTPDSAGDVGKGTQIELIEPLDEASPINGFLAKNPAGGQHHVCYEVEDIEAAREWFEGKGKRILGPTRIGAHGTPIFFLHPKDMMGQLTEIMETPKEGAH; encoded by the coding sequence ATGAAACTCGGCCGCCTCAACCATATCGGCGTCGCGACGCCTTCTATCGCGGACTCGATTGCCTACTACCGCGACACGATGGGCGCGGTGCGGATCGCCGAGCCGTTCGACCTGCCCGAACAGGGCGTGAAGGTCTGCTTCGTCGATACGCCCGACAGCGCGGGCGACGTCGGCAAGGGCACTCAGATCGAGCTGATCGAGCCGCTCGACGAGGCGAGCCCGATCAACGGCTTCCTCGCCAAGAACCCCGCCGGCGGCCAGCACCACGTCTGCTACGAGGTGGAGGACATCGAAGCGGCGCGCGAATGGTTCGAGGGGAAGGGCAAGCGCATCCTCGGGCCCACGCGCATCGGCGCGCATGGGACGCCGATCTTCTTCCTCCACCCCAAGGACATGATGGGCCAGCTGACCGAGATCATGGAAACGCCGAAGGAGGGCGCGCACTGA
- a CDS encoding glutathione S-transferase family protein — MLFYDSPNPAPNPRRVRIFAAEKGIALPSKEVSIPQREQKAPEYLAKNPRGQTPILELDDGTVIAESVAIMRYLEALHPEPPLFGTTPLDIAQIEMWCRRVEMILMPPVAQVWVHTHSFTAALPGRNAEWGEANRPRVAEALAFFDTSLANSDYLAGDSFSAADILLLTTVDFAGFIGLDPTNGLENLSAWHRRVSERESATA; from the coding sequence ATGCTGTTCTACGATAGCCCCAACCCCGCGCCCAACCCGCGGCGCGTGCGAATCTTCGCTGCCGAAAAGGGCATCGCGCTGCCCTCCAAGGAAGTTTCGATCCCGCAGCGCGAGCAGAAAGCGCCCGAATACCTCGCCAAGAACCCGCGGGGGCAGACGCCGATCCTCGAATTGGACGATGGCACGGTGATTGCCGAGAGCGTCGCGATCATGCGCTATCTAGAGGCACTGCATCCGGAGCCGCCGCTGTTCGGCACCACCCCGCTCGATATCGCGCAGATCGAGATGTGGTGCCGCCGGGTCGAGATGATCCTGATGCCCCCAGTCGCGCAGGTGTGGGTCCACACGCATTCCTTCACCGCCGCGTTGCCCGGCCGCAACGCGGAATGGGGCGAGGCAAACCGCCCTCGCGTGGCCGAGGCGCTGGCATTCTTCGACACTTCGCTGGCAAACAGCGATTATCTAGCGGGCGACAGCTTCTCCGCCGCCGACATCCTGCTGCTCACCACGGTCGACTTCGCCGGTTTCATCGGGCTCGACCCGACCAACGGGCTGGAGAACCTTTCGGCGTGGCACCGGCGCGTGTCGGAACGCGAGAGCGCCACAGCCTAA